One window of Nymphaea colorata isolate Beijing-Zhang1983 chromosome 1, ASM883128v2, whole genome shotgun sequence genomic DNA carries:
- the LOC116254053 gene encoding uncharacterized protein LOC116254053, whose protein sequence is MEEIEAQATSSQAEGLLKIAPPRLEDAGLEDCALPPDAIKLAFLKAADAIGSVLPGRLRHREDDDGYSGKRCVDNPPPTDGGLPDYLLGAPSADEERHRGPCSGKDIIPAAIGDDVVVGRGKGWEGSGDRVLGLNVRSSEDDGPACVDGLEGLDEVQQQEDQQREKRDERPILDEAYI, encoded by the coding sequence ATGGAAGAGATAGAGGCACAAGCGACGTCGTCACAAGCGGAGGGGCTGCTGAAGATCGCCCCACCGAGGTTGGAAGACGCGGGCTTGGAGGACTGCGCCCTTCCCCCCGACGCCATCAAGTTGGCCTTCCTCAAGGCGGCCGACGCCATCGGATCCGTCCTCCCCGGCCGCCTCCGCCATCGTGAGGATGACGATGGCTACTCTGGAAAGAGATGCGTGGACAATCCGCCGCCTACCGACGGAGGCCTGCCGGATTATCTGCTAGGTGCCCCATCCGCAGATGAGGAACGCCATCGCGGCCCTTGCTCTGGCAAGGACATCATCCCGGCGGCTATCGGCGATGATGTGGTCGTTGGCCGTGGAAAGGGTTGGGAAGGGTCCGGCGACCGGGTGCTGGGACTCAACGTGCGGAGCTCGGAAGATGACGGGCCGGCTTGCGTCGATGGATTGGAAGGGTTAGACGAGGTGCAGCAGCAGGAAGATCAgcagagagagaagagagatgaAAGGCCCATCTTGGATGAAGCCTATATTTGA
- the LOC116263309 gene encoding ras-related protein Rab7, with the protein MSARRRMLLKVIILGDSGVGKTSLMNQYVNRKFSNQYKATIGADFLTKEVQFEDRLFTLQIWDTAGQERFQSLGVAFYRGADCCVLVYDVNVMKSFDNLNNWREEFLIQASPSDPENFPFVVLGNKVDVDGGNSRVVSEKKARAWCASKGNIPYFETSAKEGINVEAAFECIAKNALKNEPEEEIYLPDTIDVAGGRQQRSSGCEC; encoded by the exons ATGTCTGCGAGAAGGCGCATGCTCCTCAAGGTCATCATCCTCGGCGATAGCGG GGTTGGTAAGACGTCTCTGATGAACCA ATACGTTAATCGTAAGTTTAGCAACCAGTACAAAGCGACAATTGGAGCCGATTTTCTGACTAAAGAAGTCCAGTTTGAGGATAGACTGTTCACCTTGCAG ATATGGGATACAGCTGGTCAGGAGAGGTTTCAGAGTCTAGGCGTGGCTTTCTACCGTGGAGCAGACTGCTGTGTTCTTGTTTATGATGTAAACGTTATGAAGTCATTTGATAATCTCAACAATTGGCGTGAGGAGTTCCTTATTCAA GCAAGCCCATCAGACccagaaaattttccttttgtggTATTGGGGAACAAGGTAGATGTAGATGGTGGGAACAGCCGAGTT GTATCTGAGAAAAAGGCGAGAGCATGGTGTGCTTCTAAGGGAAACATACCCTACTTTGAAACCTCTGCTAAGGAAGGTATAAATGTAGAGGCTGCTTTCGAGTGTATAGCAAAGAATGCACTGAAGAATGAGCCTGAAGAAGAAAT ATATCTTCCGGATACAATTGATGTGGCTGGGGGAAGGCAGCAAAGATCATCTGGTTGTGAGTGTTAA